A single region of the uncultured Flavobacterium sp. genome encodes:
- a CDS encoding DUF4834 family protein, whose protein sequence is MQEASFTGLIKAICYMVAFYYIFKFLARIFLPVLVKKAVEKAGENFQRQQQYSQDNTWQKTRTNNDEIIINTANAKNPRETKKVGDYVDYEEID, encoded by the coding sequence ATGCAAGAAGCATCTTTTACAGGTTTAATAAAAGCCATATGCTATATGGTGGCATTTTATTATATTTTTAAATTTTTGGCTAGAATATTTTTACCGGTATTGGTAAAAAAAGCAGTCGAAAAAGCAGGTGAAAATTTTCAGAGACAACAACAATACAGTCAGGATAATACATGGCAAAAAACGCGTACAAACAATGATGAAATAATCATTAATACTGCTAATGCAAAAAATCCTCGCGAAACCAAAAAGGTTGGAGATTATGTTGATTACGAAGAAATAGATTAA